A DNA window from Tenuifilaceae bacterium CYCD contains the following coding sequences:
- the rpmA gene encoding 50S ribosomal protein L27 — translation MAHKKGVGSSRNGRESHSKRLGVKLFGGQTAKAGNILVRQRGTVHNPGQNVGIGKDHTLYALIDGVVSFRKKADNKSYVSVLPAEA, via the coding sequence ATGGCACACAAAAAAGGAGTTGGTAGTTCACGAAACGGTAGAGAATCACATAGCAAACGCTTAGGCGTTAAGCTTTTTGGTGGTCAAACGGCTAAGGCTGGAAATATTCTAGTTCGCCAAAGAGGTACTGTACACAATCCTGGTCAAAATGTAGGAATTGGTAAAGATCATACACTATATGCTTTAATTGATGGTGTTGTATCGTTCCGCAAAAAGGCTGACAATAAGTCGTACGTATCTGTATTACCTGCAGAAGCATAG
- a CDS encoding serine--tRNA ligase, with amino-acid sequence MLTLKVIRDNKDEVIKRLAVKHFDAKAIIDNIIALDDKRKAIQVQLDNNLAEQNSLAKQIGKLFAEGKATEANEAKSKTAELKETSKSLSQELSDVEPELKKLLMQVPNLPHSSVPEGHSASENVIVRSGGSVPALGADAIPHWDLAKKYDIIDFELGVKITGAGFPVYKGKGAKFQRALINFFLDENTAAGYREVQPPHMVNEDSAYGTGQLPDKDGQMYYMQVDNFYMIPTAEVPVTNIFRDVILNASQLPVKMTAYTPCFRREAGSYGKDVRGLNRLHQFDKVEIVQVQHPDHSYESLEEMVSHVEGILKKLELPYRILRLCGGDMSFTSALTYDFEVFSAAQERWLEVSSVSNFESYQANRMMLRFKEDGDKKTQIAHTLNGSSLALPRIVAALLENNQTSNGIRVPKVLQSFCGFDMID; translated from the coding sequence ATGCTTACATTAAAAGTAATTCGCGACAACAAGGACGAGGTTATCAAGCGTTTGGCCGTTAAGCATTTTGATGCTAAGGCTATAATTGATAACATAATTGCTTTGGACGATAAACGTAAAGCAATTCAGGTGCAATTGGACAACAACTTGGCCGAACAAAATTCCCTTGCAAAACAGATTGGGAAATTGTTTGCCGAAGGTAAAGCTACCGAGGCTAACGAAGCAAAGTCAAAAACCGCTGAGTTGAAAGAAACTTCAAAATCATTGTCGCAGGAGTTGTCCGATGTTGAGCCCGAGTTGAAGAAACTTTTAATGCAGGTTCCTAACCTTCCACATTCTTCTGTTCCCGAAGGTCACAGTGCAAGCGAAAATGTCATTGTTCGTTCAGGAGGAAGTGTTCCAGCGCTTGGTGCCGATGCCATACCTCACTGGGATTTAGCAAAGAAGTATGATATTATTGATTTTGAGTTGGGCGTTAAGATAACGGGTGCAGGTTTTCCTGTATACAAAGGTAAGGGAGCAAAGTTTCAGCGTGCGCTTATCAACTTTTTCCTTGATGAAAATACCGCTGCTGGGTACCGTGAGGTTCAACCACCCCATATGGTAAATGAGGATTCAGCTTATGGTACAGGCCAATTACCCGATAAGGACGGTCAGATGTACTATATGCAGGTAGATAATTTCTATATGATTCCTACTGCAGAGGTTCCTGTTACCAATATTTTCCGAGATGTTATTCTTAATGCATCACAATTGCCAGTTAAGATGACCGCTTACACTCCTTGTTTCCGTCGTGAGGCAGGTTCGTACGGTAAGGATGTGCGTGGGTTGAACCGTTTACACCAGTTCGATAAGGTTGAAATTGTTCAGGTTCAACATCCCGATCATTCTTATGAATCGTTGGAGGAAATGGTTTCGCATGTAGAGGGAATTCTTAAGAAACTGGAGTTGCCCTATAGAATATTAAGACTTTGTGGTGGTGACATGAGTTTTACCTCAGCTTTAACATATGATTTTGAGGTATTCTCTGCTGCGCAGGAGCGCTGGTTGGAGGTTAGCTCGGTTTCGAACTTTGAGTCGTACCAGGCAAACCGTATGATGCTCCGCTTTAAGGAGGATGGCGACAAGAAAACCCAAATTGCACATACTTTAAATGGTAGTTCGCTTGCTTTGCCTCGTATTGTTGCAGCGTTGCTGGAGAATAATCAAACCTCAAATGGAATTAGGGTGCCTAAGGTACTGCAATCATTCTGTGGATTCGATATGATTGACTAA
- a CDS encoding transcriptional regulator — protein sequence MKQLTKAEEQVMKILWSINEGVVKDLVDNFEEPRPAYTTVATVLKVLEAKGFVAKKKIGNTYLFSPSITKNDYTHFQFSNLLSNYFNGSFPRMATFFARENKLSISELEEMMRMAEEELKKDNK from the coding sequence ATGAAGCAACTCACAAAAGCAGAAGAACAGGTAATGAAAATCCTTTGGAGCATAAACGAAGGTGTTGTAAAGGATTTAGTAGACAACTTCGAGGAGCCCCGCCCGGCATACACAACTGTGGCTACAGTGCTAAAAGTATTGGAAGCGAAAGGATTTGTTGCAAAAAAGAAAATTGGCAACACATATCTTTTCAGTCCAAGCATTACTAAAAACGACTATACTCACTTTCAATTCTCAAACTTGCTGAGTAACTACTTTAACGGATCGTTTCCTAGAATGGCAACTTTTTTTGCCCGCGAGAACAAACTTAGCATAAGCGAACTCGAAGAAATGATGAGAATGGCAGAAGAAGAACTCAAAAAAGACAATAAATAG